The genomic stretch GTGGGTGCATACCTGCCCCTTTCCACCACATTACCCATTGCCATCGGAGGCGCCATCAAAGGGCTAGTTGACCGCAGGAAGAAAAAAGAGAATATCCCCACCGGTCCGGAAGAAGATGAACTTGGAAAAGGCAGTTTATTTGCAACCGGACTGGTTGCCGGCGGAGCTGTTGCCGGGGTTGTCATTGCTTTCATTGTGGGCAGCGACAGCGGTGAGAAGTTATTGAAATCAATAAGTATGGAAGAAAGCATAAGCAGTGGCATTGGCACCAATCTGTATTATTTACTGGGGGTGTTGTTCTTTGCGGCCATGGGATGGATCTTATATAAAACGGCCATGAAAAAATAAACAACCCGTTCAAATCTTATTAAGGCGATCTGACCATCGCCTTTTTTATTTATCTTGAAAATAAAAATCACCGCATGAGCCAGCCAGCTAAACACCCCAAAGCCCTTCCCTATTTATTTTTCTCCGAAATGTGGGAACGTTTTGGTTATTACCTGATGATCGGTATTTTTTTATTGTACCTGAAAAATGTGGAGCATGGTTTTGCCATGACCAACACCGAAGCTTCTGATCTCTACGGCACGTTCATTGCCCTGGTCTTTCTTACGCCCTTCATCGGGGGCCTGCTGGCCGACCGGTATTTTGGTTACCGCCGGTCCATCATTGCGGGCGGGCTGATGATGGGCGCCGGTTACTGCCTGATGGCTGTGCACAGTTTACCCATGCTCTATTTATCCATGACCCTGGTCATCGTCGGCAATGGTTTCTTCAAACCCAATATATCCACCCTGCTTGGTAATTTATATTCCACGCCCGCATTTGAAAAAAGAAAAGATGAAGGGTACAATATCTTTTACATGGGCATCAATATCGGTGCATTCATCTGTAATTTTTTCAGCACGGCCATCATCATCATCTGGGGCTGGAAATATGCTTTTGTTGCCGCAGGCATCGGCATGTTCCTGGGGGTGATCATTTTCATGGCCGGCACCAGGCATTATGCATCCGGCGATGTGAAAAAGCCCATGACAAAAGAAGACATGCCCTTTTCAAGGATCGTTCTTACGATCTTATTCCCTTCCGTTATTGCAGGCATATTGGGCTGGATGATCCCCGGTAATATTTTCCAGTCAGACAGCAATGATGCATTCATTTTCGCCTGCATCCCGGTGATCTATTTTTATTCATCCCTTTACTTCCGTGCCGAAAAATCAGAGAAGCGGCCCATTGCTGCACTGCTTGCAATTTTTGCTGCGGTGGTCTTATTCTGGGCCGTGTTTAAACAGAACGGAAGTGCTCTTACCATCTGGGCAGATAATTATACCAACCGGCATGTGACCGGTGAGGCGGCGGAAGTATTTAATGCGGTGAAGCTGGCGGAGAAAAAAGAGTTTAAAAAAGACTCTGTGGTACTGTACGATAACCAGTTCAGGATACAGAAAAAGAACGGGGTGGTTTTAAAGGAATATGATTACCCGCCTTATTTTAAAAATGTAAGACCGGAAGAACTGCCCGCAGCCAATAGCCAGGCCACCCTTTGGTCAACACCCCTGACGCAGTCCATAAACCCCGGCTGGGTGATCCTTCTAACACCGCTGGTCATTGCCTTCTTTGCTTATTTAAGAAGGAACGGTAAAGAACCATCTACGCCAACCAAGATCGCATTTGGTTTATTGCTCTCTGCCTTATCAGTATTGGTCATGGTGGGAGCGGTCTATGTATCGGGCAATGGAGCAGAAAAAGCCAGTGTATGGTGGTTAATAGGCACCTATGGTGTTATAACGATCGGCGAATTGCTGTTGAGCCCGATGGGATTGTCCATCGTTTCAAAACTCAGCCCCGTCCGCATCACTTCATTGATGATGGGCGGATGGTTCCTGGCAACCTCCATTGGCAATAAACTGTCCGGCCTGCTGGCCACCCTTTGGGATGGGTATGAGAACAAGGCAAATTTCTTCTGGGTGAATTTCATCCTGCTGATGATCGCCACCTTTATCCTTTTTGCCATGCTGAAATGGCTTAACCGCATCATGAAGGAAAAGGGGGTGAACTGATCCTGTTCATTTCACCGCATGGTTTTCCCGGTATTTGTTACCGGTCCGGCACCGGCAATAAACTGTTCCTGCCCCCAAATGCAGGCTGCATAATACCGCCCGGGTAGTGTCCTATTTTGAATATTTTGTGACCTGTCATGCTGAGCCTGCCTGCCGGCAGGCAGGCTCAGCATGACAATCATTCAAAATAGGACACCACCATCGCCCGGCAATACTATAAAATACCCGGTTTAATCCTTAACTTACAGTATCGGCATACTGCATCAGAAAACACTTCCCTCAATTTATCCTCTGTACCCAATTGTTGTCTGGCATAATAAAAAGTTTTTATGAAGCTGAAGATCACAACCGATAGTATACTGGTAGCCACCATTATTTTACTGCTGCTGTCTGTAGCCACCCTGGTAGCCATTTCCATTTCGGAATCGAAGCAAGTGGATAATACAGCTAAAATGGTGGCCCATACCAATGAAGTGATTATGCATGCCGAAAGCCTGTTATCTTCCGTAAAAGACAATGAATCCGGTTCCAGGGGTTATGTACTTACCGGCCAGGGAGCCTTTCTTGAACAGGTTGAAAGATCAAAAAAACGTACCCTGGAAGAACTGCAGGTGCTCAGGGAACTGACTGCCGGTAATCCGGCACAACAGAAAATGGTCGACTCCCTTTCTGTTCACATCAACAACCGCGTTGCTTTCTCTGATAATAATATACGTACGTATGACCAGCAGGGTGCAGCAACAGCGATGGAGATCGTGCGGTCAGGCAGGGGGCGCATCATATCAGAACAGGCAAGGCGTGTAATTGATACGATCCTGTCGGCGGAAAATGAATTGCTGCTTCAGCGTAAGGAAGAAAATGAACATAAGGCAAGAAATTTAACCGGCATACTCAGTACGGGAGTGATCGGCATCCTGCTGCTGCTGGGTGTTTTTATACAGAAGATACGTACCGATTACAGCGAAAAAAGAAAGGCCGCCGCCAAACTGGCAAGGCTTAATGAAGAACTGGAAGAACGGGTACAACAACGAACGAATGACCTGGCAAGGTCACAAAAGGTTTTATCCCAGACCTTTGAACGCATCACCGATGCTTTCCTGGCGCTCGACCGGAACTGGTGCTTTACCTATGTAAATAAGGCCGCCTGCGACCTGACCCGGCGAAACCCGGAATCACTCATCGGGAAAAATATATGGGAGGAGTTTCCCGAAGCCGTTGGCTCCGATACCTACAGGGTTTTTCACAAAGCCATGCAGGAACAGCGGTATATGTACAATGAAGATTACTTTGAACCCCTGCTGCTCTGGCATGAGAATTATATTTATCCTTCCCCGGAAGGCATCTCCGTTTTCATTAAAGACATCTCCGAAAGAAAAAAAGCAGATGAAAAGATAGAAAAGGCAAACCGGCTTTATTTCTTCATCAGCCAGGTGAACCAGATGATTGTTCGCACTACGGATGTAGAAACCCTTTTTAAGGAAGCCTGCCGTATTGCGGTAGAGCTTGGGAAATTTTCGATGGCCTGGATCGGGATGGTGGATGAAGCATCACAAACTGTGATCCCCGTTGTTCATGCGGGTGAAGACCAGCAATATTTTTCTGAAATTACACCCATATCCATTAAAGCCGTGCCCGAAGGCATGGGGCCAACAGGCAGTGCGATCCGGGAAGGAAAATACCATATCTGCAACGATATTGAAAGCGATCCGCAAATGATCCCCTGGAAAGAAGCAGCCCTGGACAGGGGGTACCGGTCTTCCATGGCCCTGCCCATCATTAAGTTTGGAAAAGTGGTTGGCGCTTTTTCTTTCTATGCCCCGGTAAAGGATTTTTTTGATGAGACCGAGATTGCCCTGCTGGAAGAAGCGACCGGTGATGTTTCCTTTGCCCTGGAGGTACTTGAAAAGGAAGACATGCGTAAAAAAGCTGAGCAGGCCGTATTGGAAAGTGAACGGCGTTACCATACGCTGGCCGAAGTATCACCGGTAGGAATTTTTCATACCGATGCAGCAGGACTAACAACCTATGTCAACCCGCGCTGGTGCCGGA from Chitinophagaceae bacterium encodes the following:
- a CDS encoding peptide MFS transporter — translated: MSQPAKHPKALPYLFFSEMWERFGYYLMIGIFLLYLKNVEHGFAMTNTEASDLYGTFIALVFLTPFIGGLLADRYFGYRRSIIAGGLMMGAGYCLMAVHSLPMLYLSMTLVIVGNGFFKPNISTLLGNLYSTPAFEKRKDEGYNIFYMGINIGAFICNFFSTAIIIIWGWKYAFVAAGIGMFLGVIIFMAGTRHYASGDVKKPMTKEDMPFSRIVLTILFPSVIAGILGWMIPGNIFQSDSNDAFIFACIPVIYFYSSLYFRAEKSEKRPIAALLAIFAAVVLFWAVFKQNGSALTIWADNYTNRHVTGEAAEVFNAVKLAEKKEFKKDSVVLYDNQFRIQKKNGVVLKEYDYPPYFKNVRPEELPAANSQATLWSTPLTQSINPGWVILLTPLVIAFFAYLRRNGKEPSTPTKIAFGLLLSALSVLVMVGAVYVSGNGAEKASVWWLIGTYGVITIGELLLSPMGLSIVSKLSPVRITSLMMGGWFLATSIGNKLSGLLATLWDGYENKANFFWVNFILLMIATFILFAMLKWLNRIMKEKGVN
- a CDS encoding PAS domain S-box protein — protein: MKLKITTDSILVATIILLLLSVATLVAISISESKQVDNTAKMVAHTNEVIMHAESLLSSVKDNESGSRGYVLTGQGAFLEQVERSKKRTLEELQVLRELTAGNPAQQKMVDSLSVHINNRVAFSDNNIRTYDQQGAATAMEIVRSGRGRIISEQARRVIDTILSAENELLLQRKEENEHKARNLTGILSTGVIGILLLLGVFIQKIRTDYSEKRKAAAKLARLNEELEERVQQRTNDLARSQKVLSQTFERITDAFLALDRNWCFTYVNKAACDLTRRNPESLIGKNIWEEFPEAVGSDTYRVFHKAMQEQRYMYNEDYFEPLLLWHENYIYPSPEGISVFIKDISERKKADEKIEKANRLYFFISQVNQMIVRTTDVETLFKEACRIAVELGKFSMAWIGMVDEASQTVIPVVHAGEDQQYFSEITPISIKAVPEGMGPTGSAIREGKYHICNDIESDPQMIPWKEAALDRGYRSSMALPIIKFGKVVGAFSFYAPVKDFFDETEIALLEEATGDVSFALEVLEKEDMRKKAEQAVLESERRYHTLAEVSPVGIFHTDAAGLTTYVNPRWCRISGLSYEEAMGNGWFKAVHEEDKMKVKEEWEKATQQKDVSFSEYRFVRPDGTNAWVIGQAIPERDADDRVVGYVGTITDITERKKAEEAIQQTSGQLRLLTAHLLNIREEERRRIGREIHDELGQQLTAIKMDVTWIDKKITPENEAIKTKLKNVIALLNGGNQSIRRILNELRPVILDEYGLPEALKWQAEQFTKNTGIPVEFRAGETQIKVMEDIATCVFRVYQEALTNITRYARAGKVLTSLNIENNNVILSVEDDGAGFDTESVKDRRSFGILGMKERVHSLDGSFELFSTPGKGTRLKISLPLTR